In a genomic window of Melitaea cinxia chromosome 25, ilMelCinx1.1, whole genome shotgun sequence:
- the LOC123665962 gene encoding protein HGH1 homolog, whose protein sequence is MANDPLDEMVQFLQPEARIDLKHISLDHLLGLSGSEDGIKALLKSEKLIRSIIELTNDRVNEIARNSLLLLVNLTANAKGASELLNYKTINKNIIEVLVGYVKDQQKQDADAVCMILSNITRPENSVELCVDYLMPDLNDLLNIFVNTSYNKKGSKLHYLSPMFSNLSCSPRIRNWLTKENPHVPLLKLLPFCNYEESVIRRGGAIGTVRNLSFDTDYHEFLLRNDIDLLTYLLSPLMGNEEYPDDEMDKLPIALQYLPKEKKRDADVDIRKMVIETLNKLCAQRKSREILRENGVYYVLREYHKWEKDPNALLACENVVDILIQKEHEVGAEDLTTVEVPDDMKEKFKKMDEEYINSVQ, encoded by the coding sequence ATGGCGAATGATCCTCTCGATGAAATGGTGCAGTTCCTACAACCGGAGGCGAGGATAGACTTAAAACACATATCACTAGATCACTTACTAGGTTTGTCTGGTTCAGAAGATGGTATAAAAGCTTTATTGAAAAGTGAAAAGTTAATACGAAGTATTATCGAATTAACAAACGATAGAGTTAATGAAATAGCCAGAAATTCATTGTTATTACTAGTTAACTTAACAGCAAATGCTAAAGGTGCTTCGGAATTACTCAACTATAAAACgattaacaaaaacattatcGAAGTTTTAGTAGGTTATGTTAAGGATCAACAGAAACAAGACGCCGATGCCGTATGTATGATATTATCAAACATCACAAGGCCGGAGAACTCGGTCGAGTTGTGTGTTGACTATTTAATGCCTGATCTTAACGATTTGTTGAATATATTTGTCAATACAAGCTATAATAAAAAAGGGTCAAAGTTACATTACTTATCGCCGATGTTCAGTAACCTTAGCTGTTCTCCTAGGATAAGGAATTGGCTCACAAAAGAAAACCCCCACGTACCTCTATTAAAGCTTTTACCGTTTTGTAATTACGAAGAATCTGTTATCAGACGAGGTGGAGCTATTGGGACAGTAAGAAACTTATCATTTGATACAGACTATCATGAGTTTCTACTACGTAatgatattgatttattaacatatttactGTCGCCACTGATGGGTAACGAAGAATACCCTGACGATGAAATGGACAAACTACCAATTGCGTTACAATACTTGCCGAAAGAGAAGAAGAGAGATGCCGACGTTGATATACGTAAAATGGTTATAGAGACGTTGAACAAGTTGTGCGCTCAACGGAAAAGTAGAGAGATTCTGAGAGAGAATGGAGTTTATTATGTGCTTAGAGAGTATCATAAATGGGAGAAAGATCCGAATGCATTACTGGCATGTGAAAATGTTGTAGATATACTGATACAGAAGGAACATGAAGTTGGAGCTGAGGATTTAACAACAGTTGAAGTTCCAGATGATATGAAggagaagtttaaaaaaatggatgaagaatatataaatagtgtgcaataa
- the LOC123665951 gene encoding uncharacterized protein LOC123665951, producing MNSKVYKWCAVPQCKNTSIKTPKKVFVHVPNKKIIRDKWLKLARRNPNDVVSNSPLYFCEDHFDLPNDMENYMKHHLMGSVSQVRMKPGCMPHKFIYQPDRKTQTSDTTERPYIAKK from the exons atgaattccaAAGTCTATAAATGGTGTGCAGTACCGCAGTGTAAAAATACATCAATAAAAACACCCAAAAAAGTGTTTGTACATGTTCcaaacaagaaaataataagAGATAAATGGTTAAAGCTGGCACGGCGAAACCCAAACGACGTAGTCTCGAATTCGCCac tttatttctgtgaAGACCACTTTGAT ttgCCAAATGATATGGAAAATTATATGAAGCATCATTTGATGGGATCAGTATCACAAGTACGTATGAAACCAGGATGTATGCCCCATAAATTTATATACCAACCAGACAGGAAAACACAAACATCTGACACAACAGAGCGACCCTATATAGctaagaaatga